A genome region from Methanomicrobiales archaeon includes the following:
- the rnhB gene encoding ribonuclease HII: protein MAICGVDEAGKGAVLGPLVVAGVSCRSLEDCLGLGIRDSKELSRRQREKLFAMIEDRFLTALAVIPPAEIDAARPGMSLNRRVAKAHAEVIAHLAVPTAYVDACDVNASRYARMVGAHLPPGIAVVAEHSADKRYAIVGAASIVAKVNRDRAIDRLKEEYGDIGSGYPSDATTIDFLKAYMQAEGKAPPFARKSWKTITSLSLQLEQSRITSFPG from the coding sequence ATGGCAATCTGCGGTGTGGACGAGGCGGGGAAAGGAGCCGTGCTCGGACCGCTCGTCGTCGCCGGTGTGAGCTGCCGATCGCTGGAGGACTGCCTCGGCCTCGGGATCCGGGATTCCAAAGAGCTCTCCCGCCGGCAGAGGGAGAAGCTCTTTGCCATGATCGAGGATCGCTTCCTCACCGCCCTGGCGGTCATCCCCCCCGCGGAGATCGATGCTGCACGACCGGGGATGAGCCTGAACCGCCGTGTTGCGAAGGCCCATGCCGAGGTGATCGCTCACCTCGCGGTCCCGACCGCGTATGTCGATGCCTGCGACGTGAATGCATCGCGTTATGCCCGCATGGTCGGAGCACACCTGCCTCCGGGGATCGCGGTGGTGGCCGAGCACAGTGCCGATAAACGATACGCCATCGTTGGTGCAGCCAGCATCGTGGCGAAAGTCAACCGCGACCGGGCGATCGACCGGCTCAAGGAAGAGTACGGCGATATTGGAAGCGGCTACCCCTCTGATGCGACGACGATCGATTTTTTAAAGGCGTATATGCAGGCGGAAGGAAAGGCGCCGCCGTTTGCCAGGAAGAGCTGGAAGACCATCACCAGCCTCTCGCTCCAGCTGGAGCAGTCCCGGATCACGTCCTTTCCCGGATAG
- a CDS encoding ADP-ribosylglycohydrolase family protein, translating to MNAAGALLGLAVGDAMGAPLEGLPAPRRKITRMIGGGLHGIRRGGYTDDTLQAIAIARSLVVCRGFCAEDVAQRLVAAYHAHPSFFGPTSSAAFDLIERGCSPETAAWLIHQRKGESRSNGSVMRGPPLGIFYPPTAVRTVSLRCSRLTHYDPVAGECSAFVNQMVSSLCRGASRERAFDLALDQCEDTELLCRMQDFGRYPLLPSLDAVEATHCAVTLFLESETFSDAIIAAVNLGGDADTVGAICGALAGAEQTLAAIPSPWLQDLQDAHRLLELAADLCSVSRP from the coding sequence ATGAATGCTGCCGGCGCCCTTCTGGGGCTCGCTGTCGGCGACGCCATGGGTGCTCCGCTTGAGGGTCTGCCCGCCCCGAGACGGAAGATAACCCGGATGATCGGAGGGGGGCTGCACGGTATCCGGCGCGGGGGGTACACGGACGACACCCTGCAGGCCATCGCCATTGCCCGCTCTCTCGTCGTCTGCAGGGGATTCTGTGCAGAGGATGTAGCACAGCGGCTGGTTGCCGCCTACCATGCCCATCCGTCGTTCTTCGGCCCCACCTCGTCCGCCGCCTTCGATCTGATCGAGCGGGGGTGCAGCCCCGAGACGGCGGCATGGTTGATCCACCAGAGGAAGGGGGAGAGCCGATCCAACGGCAGCGTCATGCGCGGCCCGCCACTCGGTATCTTCTACCCTCCCACTGCCGTGCGCACTGTGAGCCTCCGCTGCTCCCGCCTGACACACTACGATCCTGTCGCGGGAGAGTGCTCCGCGTTCGTCAACCAGATGGTGAGCAGCCTGTGCCGGGGGGCCTCCCGGGAGAGGGCCTTCGATCTCGCGCTCGACCAGTGCGAGGACACCGAGCTTCTCTGTCGCATGCAGGACTTCGGACGGTATCCCCTGCTGCCGTCCCTGGATGCCGTGGAGGCCACACACTGCGCGGTGACCCTGTTCCTGGAGAGCGAGACGTTTTCCGACGCGATCATCGCGGCGGTGAATCTGGGCGGGGATGCGGATACCGTCGGGGCCATATGCGGAGCCCTTGCCGGCGCCGAGCAGACCCTTGCAGCCATCCCCTCTCCCTGGCTGCAGGATCTGCAGGATGCGCACCGCCTGCTCGAACTCGCGGCAGATCTCTGCTCCGTCTCACGTCCGTAA
- a CDS encoding translation initiation factor IF-2 subunit alpha has product MHERSWPDEGELVVCTVQEVRDFVAFVSLDEYGGRQGLIPISEVATGWVKYIRDYIREGQKVVCKVLHVDAQRGHIDLSLKDVNEHQRREKIREWKNEQKARTWIGFVSEETGETPQKIEEKIYQGYGLLFPFFEDAVVNGKKAVDKLGFEDPVASVLLRIAEENVKIPRVTITGFLELTSRKSDGVNVIRRALRSAQLKMPDVDIELSYVGAPIYRVKVTAPDYKQAEKAIEKAANAAIRVMEKADGIGRFSRKQKAGKAA; this is encoded by the coding sequence ATGCACGAGAGATCATGGCCGGACGAAGGCGAACTTGTGGTCTGCACGGTCCAGGAGGTCCGGGACTTCGTGGCATTCGTCAGTCTGGATGAGTACGGGGGACGCCAGGGCCTCATACCCATCTCCGAAGTCGCGACCGGCTGGGTAAAATACATCCGGGACTATATCCGGGAGGGGCAGAAGGTCGTATGCAAGGTGCTGCATGTGGATGCCCAGCGAGGCCATATCGATCTCTCTCTCAAGGATGTAAACGAGCATCAACGCCGCGAGAAGATTAGGGAGTGGAAGAACGAACAGAAGGCTCGTACTTGGATCGGATTCGTGAGCGAGGAGACGGGCGAAACCCCCCAGAAGATCGAGGAGAAGATCTACCAGGGTTATGGTCTCCTGTTCCCCTTCTTTGAGGATGCAGTCGTCAACGGAAAAAAGGCAGTAGATAAACTGGGGTTCGAGGATCCGGTCGCCTCAGTCCTGTTGCGCATCGCTGAGGAGAACGTTAAGATTCCGCGCGTGACCATCACGGGTTTCCTGGAACTGACATCCAGAAAGTCCGATGGCGTCAATGTCATCCGGCGCGCCCTCCGCAGCGCCCAGCTGAAGATGCCGGACGTGGACATCGAGCTCTCGTACGTGGGAGCTCCGATCTACCGCGTGAAGGTAACCGCGCCGGATTACAAACAGGCGGAGAAGGCCATTGAAAAAGCTGCCAATGCTGCCATCCGCGTGATGGAGAAGGCAGACGGCATCGGAAGATTCAGTCGGAAACAGAAGGCGGGTAAAGCCGCATGA
- a CDS encoding UPF0179 family protein yields the protein MTDGKPKVTVIGATLARPGLDFIYEGELPECEVCRVRKACHNLQTGRKYRIVGIRATTKHECQVHAGGACAIEVVESPIVGLISADKAIVNSRILFEFSCSRRECKSYDLCHPEGIIEGERYVVGEILGNAPEGCERGRVLKLVELRPV from the coding sequence ATGACGGATGGAAAACCGAAGGTGACCGTGATCGGCGCCACGCTCGCACGGCCCGGTCTCGACTTCATTTACGAGGGGGAACTGCCCGAGTGCGAGGTCTGCCGCGTGCGGAAGGCGTGCCACAATCTTCAGACGGGGAGAAAGTACCGCATCGTGGGCATTCGGGCAACGACGAAGCATGAGTGCCAGGTGCACGCCGGGGGCGCGTGCGCCATCGAGGTTGTCGAGTCGCCGATTGTCGGACTGATCAGTGCGGATAAGGCGATTGTGAACTCCAGAATTCTCTTCGAATTCTCCTGCAGCAGGAGGGAGTGCAAGAGTTACGACCTCTGTCACCCGGAGGGGATCATCGAGGGGGAGAGGTACGTAGTGGGGGAGATACTGGGCAATGCCCCGGAAGGCTGCGAGAGGGGCAGGGTGCTGAAACTGGTGGAGCTGCGCCCCGTATAA
- a CDS encoding 30S ribosomal protein S27e yields the protein MVRLERENRTAFCRVKCPECQNEQLVFERASSRVDCVVCGEVLAEPTGGKAVIRGEILAIVK from the coding sequence GTGGTTCGACTGGAGAGAGAGAACAGGACGGCGTTCTGCCGCGTAAAGTGCCCGGAGTGCCAGAACGAGCAGCTGGTATTCGAGCGGGCCAGCAGCCGGGTAGACTGCGTGGTCTGTGGAGAGGTTCTTGCCGAACCGACCGGCGGAAAGGCGGTTATCAGAGGAGAGATCCTCGCGATCGTGAAGTGA
- a CDS encoding proteasome assembly chaperone family protein: MERVTVQFLDTTDVKADTLIEGLPGIGQVGKLVAEYMIEELSAEKIAEIHSIYLPPQVIIDPQGITHLANNELYFWEGEGRRIVFLVGDHQSTTSEGHYILCQSYLDVAEHMGVRRLYTLGGYGVGHLVDTPMVLGAVNMPHLRAEAEAAGVTFRRDGTVGGIVGASGLLLGLGALRNMEGICLMGETSGYLVDPKSASRVLSVLCRLIGVAVDATTLQDRAAEMEQAIDQIREGEKAKAKDELNYIG; encoded by the coding sequence ATGGAGCGCGTAACCGTTCAGTTCCTGGATACGACCGACGTGAAGGCGGACACCCTGATCGAGGGGCTCCCCGGCATCGGACAGGTCGGCAAACTGGTGGCGGAGTACATGATAGAGGAACTCTCCGCAGAGAAGATCGCCGAGATTCATTCCATTTACCTGCCGCCCCAAGTGATCATCGATCCGCAGGGGATCACCCACCTGGCCAATAACGAGCTCTACTTCTGGGAGGGTGAGGGCAGGAGGATCGTATTCCTGGTGGGTGATCACCAGAGCACGACGAGCGAGGGGCACTACATACTCTGCCAGAGCTACCTGGATGTCGCCGAGCATATGGGCGTTCGCCGACTGTACACCCTGGGCGGCTATGGGGTAGGGCACCTCGTGGATACGCCCATGGTCCTGGGCGCCGTGAATATGCCCCACCTCCGCGCCGAGGCCGAAGCGGCAGGCGTGACGTTCCGCCGGGACGGTACCGTCGGGGGAATCGTCGGAGCCTCCGGGCTCCTCCTCGGTCTTGGGGCGTTGCGGAACATGGAGGGGATCTGCCTGATGGGGGAGACCTCCGGGTATCTTGTCGACCCGAAGAGCGCATCCAGAGTTCTCTCCGTGCTCTGCAGACTGATCGGTGTCGCCGTCGATGCAACGACACTCCAGGATCGCGCCGCGGAGATGGAGCAGGCGATCGACCAGATCCGCGAAGGCGAGAAGGCCAAAGCGAAAGACGAGCTGAACTACATCGGATAG
- the priS gene encoding DNA primase catalytic subunit PriS — translation MRPATAEFLKQRFTEYYRRVSITPPAALEQREWGFVFFDPGSTDIRMRRHIGFGSAGELSEYVRTLVPAHIYYSSAYYEAPSAATMPEKRWSGADLIFDLDADHIMRGPYHMMLERVREEAEKLLRMLIDELGFSERSISVVFSGGRGYHIHVNDIAVRTWGSQERREIVDYVCGIGLDSRCMAPHRSRPARGWRLRYQTTLLEYLRWILQLPEGEAHQHCMNVAGMRDKEAKRLCKYAGDLLSSASPRRMAAFMANPLLQRLIAAEQGEFSARLRKTAALADEPVTTDVKRLIRLPTSLHGGSGMRVTPLSVRDLPQFDPLVDAVIFGERDVRVEASATLSMRLLGNTYAVEKGENTVPEALAVFLCCRGLAEIAGSKGA, via the coding sequence ATGAGACCCGCCACCGCCGAGTTCCTGAAGCAGCGGTTCACCGAGTACTACAGGAGAGTCAGCATCACCCCCCCGGCGGCGCTGGAACAGCGGGAATGGGGATTTGTCTTCTTCGACCCGGGCTCAACCGACATCCGCATGCGGCGCCACATCGGGTTCGGGAGCGCTGGGGAGCTCTCCGAGTACGTCCGGACGCTGGTTCCGGCGCACATCTACTACTCCAGTGCATACTACGAGGCCCCCTCCGCCGCGACGATGCCCGAGAAGCGCTGGAGCGGTGCGGACCTCATCTTCGATCTCGATGCCGACCACATCATGCGGGGACCCTACCATATGATGCTCGAGCGGGTGCGCGAAGAGGCGGAGAAACTTCTCCGCATGCTGATCGACGAACTGGGTTTCTCCGAGCGGAGCATATCCGTCGTCTTCTCGGGGGGGAGGGGATACCACATCCATGTCAATGACATCGCGGTGCGGACCTGGGGGAGCCAGGAACGGCGGGAGATCGTAGATTACGTCTGCGGGATCGGGCTGGACTCCCGATGCATGGCGCCCCACCGCTCCAGGCCTGCGCGCGGCTGGCGGCTCCGCTACCAGACGACGTTGCTTGAGTATCTCCGCTGGATACTCCAGCTGCCGGAGGGGGAGGCGCACCAGCACTGCATGAACGTAGCGGGCATGCGCGATAAGGAGGCGAAACGGCTCTGCAAGTACGCCGGAGATCTACTGAGCAGCGCTTCGCCCCGCCGTATGGCCGCATTCATGGCGAATCCGCTGCTTCAGCGGCTGATCGCGGCCGAACAGGGCGAGTTTTCCGCGAGGCTCCGCAAAACCGCCGCCCTCGCCGACGAGCCGGTCACGACCGACGTCAAGAGACTGATACGCCTGCCCACCTCGCTCCACGGCGGGAGCGGAATGCGCGTCACTCCTCTTTCCGTCCGCGATCTGCCGCAGTTCGATCCCCTGGTCGATGCAGTTATATTCGGGGAACGAGATGTACGGGTGGAGGCGAGCGCCACCCTCTCGATGCGCCTCCTCGGGAACACCTATGCGGTCGAGAAGGGAGAGAATACCGTTCCGGAGGCGCTCGCTGTATTCCTCTGCTGCAGAGGCCTTGCAGAGATCGCCGGGAGCAAAGGAGCATGA
- a CDS encoding 50S ribosomal protein L44e, with translation MKMPAKFTTYCPHCKRHEVVEVEKVKKGRSSGLNWIDRQKARRGTVGNRGKFSKVPGGEKPTKKINVRYRCTKCKKAFLREGFRISKFELTE, from the coding sequence ATGAAAATGCCAGCAAAATTCACCACGTACTGCCCTCACTGCAAGCGGCACGAGGTCGTGGAGGTCGAGAAGGTTAAGAAAGGGCGGTCCAGCGGTCTCAATTGGATCGACCGCCAGAAGGCGCGGCGCGGCACGGTGGGCAACAGGGGTAAGTTCTCCAAGGTGCCCGGCGGTGAGAAGCCCACGAAGAAGATCAATGTGCGGTATCGCTGCACGAAGTGCAAGAAGGCATTTCTGCGCGAAGGGTTCCGGATCAGCAAGTTCGAGTTGACGGAGTGA
- a CDS encoding NAD(P)/FAD-dependent oxidoreductase produces the protein MRRQYDVLVVGGGPGGAIAARTAARKGLSVCLVEKRPAIGVPVRCAEGIGKDILTEFVEPDERWIAADIERARIVAPDGSSMTLEAGMAGNEVGYILDRKVFDRELVWQAAEAGADVSVKTRATSPILEGGRVQGAVVERCGQVERVRADVVIAADGVESKFSRWCGIDTTVPLRELMSCAQYLLTDIEIDPRATVFYLGNEVAPEGYLWVFPKGERSANVGIGITGRKSGSGHRAKDYLDRFVRRQFPGGKAIECIVGGVPVSKPLPSTVGDGLMIVGDAARVVDPLTGGGIYNAMFTGDLAATVAAECIGAGDCSRERLMAYDTAWRTSRMGKAIERNYKIKEYFITLSDEKLNALVHTGASIDLAEFSTFTLIRELIKRNPKLLLELKALRDALS, from the coding sequence ATGAGACGGCAGTATGACGTCCTGGTCGTTGGTGGTGGGCCCGGCGGGGCGATAGCCGCGCGGACAGCGGCGCGGAAGGGGCTCTCGGTCTGCCTTGTGGAGAAGCGGCCGGCGATCGGCGTCCCGGTACGCTGCGCAGAGGGGATCGGGAAGGACATTCTGACCGAGTTCGTCGAGCCCGACGAGCGGTGGATCGCTGCGGATATCGAGCGGGCCCGAATCGTCGCTCCCGACGGATCCTCGATGACGCTCGAGGCCGGGATGGCCGGCAACGAGGTGGGATACATCCTCGACCGAAAGGTCTTCGATCGAGAGCTTGTCTGGCAGGCGGCGGAGGCGGGAGCGGATGTCTCCGTCAAGACCCGTGCGACTTCGCCGATCCTGGAGGGAGGGAGGGTGCAGGGCGCCGTGGTGGAACGCTGCGGCCAGGTTGAGCGGGTACGCGCCGATGTGGTCATCGCGGCGGATGGGGTGGAGTCCAAGTTCTCCCGCTGGTGCGGGATCGATACGACTGTCCCTCTCCGCGAGTTGATGAGCTGCGCCCAGTATCTGCTAACGGATATCGAGATCGACCCGCGTGCGACGGTCTTCTACCTGGGCAATGAGGTCGCCCCCGAGGGCTATCTCTGGGTCTTTCCCAAGGGGGAGCGGTCTGCGAACGTCGGCATCGGAATAACGGGCAGAAAGAGCGGATCGGGCCATCGTGCAAAGGATTATCTCGACCGCTTCGTCCGGCGTCAGTTTCCGGGAGGAAAGGCGATCGAGTGCATTGTGGGGGGCGTTCCGGTCTCGAAGCCTCTCCCATCCACAGTGGGGGACGGCCTCATGATCGTGGGGGACGCCGCCCGCGTCGTGGATCCCCTGACGGGCGGCGGAATCTACAACGCGATGTTTACGGGAGATCTTGCCGCCACAGTGGCCGCCGAATGCATCGGAGCGGGAGACTGCAGCCGTGAGCGGCTGATGGCCTACGATACTGCCTGGCGCACCTCCCGGATGGGTAAGGCGATCGAGCGCAACTACAAGATCAAGGAGTACTTCATCACCCTGTCCGACGAGAAGCTGAATGCGCTGGTACATACGGGCGCCAGTATCGATCTTGCCGAGTTCAGCACGTTCACGCTCATCCGTGAGCTGATCAAACGGAACCCGAAACTGCTGCTGGAGTTGAAGGCCCTCCGGGATGCCCTGTCCTGA
- a CDS encoding 4Fe-4S binding protein, which yields MLTIRRDVCGYCGACVSVCPAGALELIDAYLTVDDHCTGCKICTRACPLGALEVVDDETAV from the coding sequence ATGCTCACCATACGTAGAGATGTCTGTGGCTACTGCGGTGCCTGCGTTTCGGTCTGCCCGGCGGGAGCCCTGGAACTCATCGACGCCTACCTGACCGTGGATGACCACTGCACCGGCTGCAAGATCTGCACGAGAGCCTGCCCGCTGGGGGCCCTGGAGGTCGTGGACGATGAGACGGCAGTATGA
- a CDS encoding UPF0058 family protein — MFKKGDDVQKEELLHLHMLLVHIKKYYESVSGVEVLTGKYDSLAISPVHIHKNKILHKKAILTLGEELVQHINMHQVPGYAHDLGSRKVTAEH; from the coding sequence ATGTTTAAGAAAGGTGATGATGTGCAAAAAGAGGAACTGCTTCATCTACACATGCTGCTTGTTCATATCAAGAAATACTATGAAAGCGTAAGCGGGGTGGAGGTTCTGACCGGCAAATACGACTCCCTCGCGATCTCTCCCGTGCACATTCATAAAAATAAAATCCTGCATAAAAAAGCCATTCTCACACTGGGCGAGGAACTCGTGCAGCATATCAACATGCACCAGGTGCCGGGTTATGCGCACGATCTCGGCTCAAGAAAGGTGACGGCAGAGCACTAA
- a CDS encoding site-2 protease family protein, whose amino-acid sequence MNWVLIALFFVALYAIVAGYIQRKGLWAERITFYGPIMMIRSQNVAFLDRFIPYRRILRWYGSAGVAIVGVVLVAMAALLLLGVALIVAQQQQNAIDPWNVLIIPGVNEFIPSTFAVWFSLFLTIVIHEFGHGILCRVENIKVKSVGLLLAVVPIGAFVEPDEEDVEKSRSAEKARMYGAGITNNLVLGAICFVLMILLVGMAVPTSEPVVYGIYQNYAADAAGVPTNSIIRSIDGIPVRTPADVAAILQTTEPGDTITLAVEKNGVMQSHTLTLTEWPDVFGDRDSGFMGIEYYNGEGVIRSIQSIRSPFQILGLLILPLDIDNRFGLMPIRFLGFDAPEMAYFSVPFSQFWGVVHLLFWAGWFNVNVGLFNAIPMIPFDGGYIFKEGVDRLFNRWGLSRYAPYVISFTSVLMLMLILLTFVLPHIFRYMAETGSL is encoded by the coding sequence ATGAACTGGGTCCTGATCGCGCTCTTTTTCGTCGCTCTCTACGCTATTGTCGCAGGGTATATCCAGAGGAAGGGGCTGTGGGCCGAGAGAATCACCTTCTACGGCCCCATCATGATGATTAGAAGCCAGAACGTGGCTTTTTTAGACCGGTTTATCCCCTATCGGAGAATTCTGCGCTGGTACGGATCAGCCGGAGTCGCCATCGTCGGAGTGGTTCTCGTCGCGATGGCAGCCCTGCTCCTTCTCGGCGTGGCGCTAATCGTTGCCCAGCAGCAGCAGAATGCGATCGATCCCTGGAACGTGCTCATCATCCCTGGCGTGAACGAGTTCATCCCCTCCACGTTCGCCGTCTGGTTCAGCCTGTTCCTCACCATCGTCATCCACGAGTTCGGACACGGTATCCTGTGCAGGGTTGAAAACATCAAGGTGAAGAGCGTCGGGCTTCTCCTGGCGGTGGTTCCCATCGGGGCCTTCGTGGAGCCCGACGAAGAGGATGTGGAGAAGAGCCGCAGTGCAGAGAAAGCGAGGATGTACGGTGCAGGGATCACCAACAACCTCGTCCTCGGCGCGATCTGCTTCGTCCTGATGATCCTGCTCGTGGGGATGGCAGTTCCCACATCGGAACCGGTCGTCTACGGCATCTACCAGAACTACGCCGCGGATGCTGCAGGAGTTCCGACGAACTCGATCATCCGCAGCATCGACGGGATCCCCGTTCGAACGCCCGCAGATGTCGCTGCGATTCTTCAGACCACCGAGCCCGGTGATACGATAACCCTTGCCGTCGAGAAGAACGGTGTCATGCAGAGCCATACGCTGACCCTCACGGAATGGCCGGATGTATTCGGCGACAGGGACTCCGGTTTCATGGGAATCGAGTACTACAACGGTGAGGGGGTCATCCGCTCCATCCAGTCGATCCGATCCCCCTTCCAGATACTTGGCCTGCTCATCCTGCCGCTGGACATCGATAACCGCTTCGGATTGATGCCCATACGCTTCCTGGGGTTCGATGCGCCCGAGATGGCATATTTCAGCGTCCCGTTCAGCCAGTTCTGGGGAGTGGTCCACCTCCTCTTCTGGGCGGGCTGGTTCAACGTCAACGTGGGGCTGTTCAACGCGATCCCCATGATCCCCTTCGACGGGGGGTACATCTTCAAAGAAGGCGTGGACCGACTCTTCAACCGCTGGGGACTGTCCCGCTATGCCCCTTACGTAATCTCCTTCACGAGCGTGCTCATGCTGATGCTGATCCTGCTTACGTTCGTTCTCCCGCACATCTTCCGGTATATGGCAGAAACCGGATCCCTCTGA
- a CDS encoding RNA-protein complex protein Nop10, whose amino-acid sequence MSRCIRRCPRDRTYTLSPCCPLCGQATVPAHPARFSPLDAYGPYRRRMKAWSA is encoded by the coding sequence ATGAGCCGCTGCATCCGACGCTGCCCTCGGGACAGGACGTACACTCTCTCACCCTGCTGCCCCCTCTGCGGTCAGGCGACCGTACCGGCGCACCCGGCACGATTCTCGCCCCTGGACGCGTATGGGCCCTACCGGAGGAGAATGAAGGCATGGAGCGCGTAA
- a CDS encoding tRNA uridine(34) 5-carboxymethylaminomethyl modification radical SAM/GNAT enzyme Elp3 yields the protein MDEEAIYREIISRISSERPGSFDVERIKIDVCRKYGFSPIPKNSAILAAADPEKRDLIRRILQVKPTRTLSGVAPVAVMTSPAPCPHGKCLPCPGGPEHPFRSPQSYTGEEPAALRAREHAFDPYRQVHARLEQLLRLGHPVDKVELIVMGGTMTARPVEYQEWFVRRCIEAMNAFGSPDAAPSGSLEEVFLANETALARCVATTFETRPDWSRREQIGEMLRLGVTKVELGIQHSEDRILALNRRGCTVEDAVQANRHLRDAGLKVGFHVMPNMPGSSIETDRRMFETLFEDSRFRPDFLKIYPTLVTPGSGIEDLYRQGEYQPYAEEELVDLIAYAKSILPSYVRLQRIQRDIPARLIVAGSRHSNFRQLAARRLKEWGKRCRCIRCREAGRLPPRETPGIAVLTYPCCGGTEHFISMEAGEALIGFLRLRFPSAAFRPELDGAALIRELHVYGSMVALGARAAEAEWQHRSYGNHLLRAAEEIAGSAGYARVAVMSGVGVRPYYKKQGYQREGPYMIKRLA from the coding sequence ATGGACGAAGAAGCCATCTATCGGGAGATCATCTCCCGGATCTCTTCTGAGCGACCGGGATCGTTCGATGTCGAAAGAATAAAAATCGATGTCTGCCGGAAATATGGTTTTTCCCCCATTCCCAAGAACTCGGCGATTCTGGCCGCCGCGGATCCGGAGAAACGGGATCTGATCCGAAGGATCCTGCAGGTGAAACCCACGCGGACCCTCTCGGGGGTGGCGCCCGTTGCCGTGATGACGTCCCCGGCGCCCTGTCCGCACGGAAAGTGCCTCCCCTGCCCCGGAGGGCCCGAACATCCGTTCCGGAGCCCTCAGAGCTACACAGGTGAGGAGCCGGCCGCGCTTCGCGCGCGGGAGCATGCGTTCGATCCGTACAGACAGGTGCATGCCCGGCTGGAGCAGCTCCTCCGCCTGGGGCATCCGGTAGACAAGGTGGAGCTGATCGTGATGGGGGGGACGATGACGGCACGTCCCGTCGAGTACCAGGAATGGTTCGTGCGCCGCTGCATCGAGGCGATGAACGCGTTCGGCAGCCCTGACGCTGCGCCTTCCGGCAGCCTCGAAGAGGTGTTCCTCGCGAACGAGACCGCTCTGGCGCGATGCGTCGCGACCACCTTCGAGACACGCCCGGACTGGTCCCGTCGGGAGCAGATCGGGGAGATGCTGCGCTTGGGGGTGACGAAGGTGGAGCTTGGCATCCAGCATTCGGAGGATCGCATCCTCGCCCTGAACCGGCGGGGATGCACGGTCGAGGATGCCGTGCAGGCGAACCGGCACCTTCGGGATGCCGGCCTGAAAGTGGGGTTCCACGTGATGCCCAACATGCCCGGGAGCAGCATCGAGACGGACCGCAGGATGTTCGAGACGCTCTTCGAGGATTCCCGATTCCGACCGGATTTTCTGAAGATCTATCCCACGCTGGTGACGCCGGGATCCGGGATCGAGGATCTCTACAGGCAGGGGGAGTACCAGCCCTATGCGGAGGAGGAACTGGTGGATCTGATCGCATACGCCAAATCCATCCTGCCCTCGTACGTGCGCCTGCAGAGGATACAGCGGGACATTCCCGCCAGATTGATCGTGGCCGGCTCCCGCCACTCGAACTTCCGCCAGCTGGCAGCCCGAAGGCTGAAGGAGTGGGGCAAGCGCTGCCGCTGCATCCGCTGCCGTGAAGCGGGGAGACTCCCCCCGCGGGAGACTCCGGGGATTGCCGTGCTGACCTATCCCTGCTGCGGGGGTACCGAGCACTTCATTTCTATGGAGGCGGGGGAGGCGCTGATCGGGTTTCTGCGCCTCCGATTCCCGTCCGCCGCCTTCCGGCCGGAGCTCGACGGCGCGGCGCTGATCCGGGAACTGCACGTTTACGGGAGCATGGTTGCCCTCGGCGCCCGCGCAGCGGAGGCGGAGTGGCAGCACCGCAGCTACGGCAACCATCTGCTCCGTGCGGCCGAGGAGATCGCCGGAAGTGCAGGGTATGCACGGGTTGCCGTCATGTCAGGGGTGGGGGTCCGCCCCTATTACAAGAAGCAGGGATATCAACGGGAAGGCCCATACATGATCAAGAGACTGGCATGA